Proteins encoded together in one Passer domesticus isolate bPasDom1 chromosome 6, bPasDom1.hap1, whole genome shotgun sequence window:
- the LOC135303989 gene encoding RNA polymerase II elongation factor ELL2-like isoform X1: MKPAESEQNPCSAVYRRPFRDRVIHLLALRTYKKPELLARLQRDGVMQKDKGTLGKILQQVAKWNPKENSFSLKEHLFHTLQTDWPGYTDIDRKNLKLILSGKSAPSQNTTNTSQATSLGPSERDTPARPAQKRPLASDLTSPVTSKKRRIGHRPSHVQAAAGGLFSSFLLPSTSLYPLDMSPSVVSVSPTTHVVQQTEKFHLSTIPAPVRVEKEIPNSNGKTNELGRLKQLQPLDFDEGTRKDPSIASTCSATSNQADYLRKYGAIVSLEQRQHYKDDFNAEYEEYRNLYFKIDKTIKKFRQFQEQWKSLTPGSKAYQVKKDKTMKTVLHHISVLDSLELLSETKGNCGTGKYAQTLLGLGLILASPCPKAPV; the protein is encoded by the exons ATGAAGCCTGCAGAGAGTGAACAGAATCCTTGCAGTGCTGTTTATCGCCGGCCCTTCAGGGACAGGGTGATTCATTTGCTTGCTCTGAGGACTTACAAGAAGCCAGAGTTACTTGCTCGCTTGCAGAGAGATGGAGTCATGCAAAAGGACAAGGGCACCCTTGGGAAGATCCTTCAGCAG GTAGCCAAGTGGAATCCAAAGGAGAATTCCTTCAGTCTGAAGGAACATCTATTTCACACCCTTCAGACTGATTGGCCTGGCTACACTGACATAGACAGAAAGAATTTGAAGTTAATACTTTCTGG AAAATCAGCTCCATCTCAGAACACCACCAACACCAGCCAAGCGACATCTCTGGGACCTTCTGAGAGAGACACTCCAGCAAGACctgctcag AAACGTCCTCTGGCTTCCGACTTGACCAGTCCTGTGACGAGCAAGAAGAGGAGAATTGGTCACCGGCCCAGTCAtgtccaggcagcagctggtggcctcttttcttccttccttttgcCTTCCACATCTCTTTATCCTTTGGACATGTCTCCAAGTGTTGTCTCCGTTTCCCCCACCACCCATGTCGTACAACAAACAGAGAAATTTCATCTTTCTACCATCCCAGCACCTGTCAGGGTGGAAAAGGAGATCCCCAATTCAAATGGGAAAACAAATGAACTGGGGAGGCTGAAGCAGTTGCAGCCCTTGGATTTCGATGAAG gaaCAAGAAAAGATCCTTCCATTGCCTCCACATGCTCTGCAACAAGCAACCAAGCAGACTACTTGAG aaaatatGGAGCCATTGTCTCCTTGGAGCAACGCCAGCACTACAAGGATGACTTCAATGCAGAGTATGAGGAATATcggaatttatattttaagattgaCAAGACCATCAAGAAATTCAGACAATTTCAGGAGCAATGGAAGTCTCTGACTCCAGGCTCCAAAGCTTATCAGGTAAAGAAGGATAAAACCATGAAGACTGTGCTTCATCATATCAGTGTTTtggattccctggagctgctcagtgagACAAAGGGAAACTGTGGAACTGGCAAATATGCTCAGACACTGCTTGGGCTGGGTCTGATTTTGGCAAGTCCCTGCCCAAAAGCCCCGGTTTGA
- the LOC135303989 gene encoding RNA polymerase II elongation factor ELL2-like isoform X2: MKPAESEQNPCSAVYRRPFRDRVIHLLALRTYKKPELLARLQRDGVMQKDKGTLGKILQQVAKWNPKENSFSLKEHLFHTLQTDWPGYTDIDRKNLKLILSGKSAPSQNTTNTSQATSLGPSERDTPARPAQKRPLASDLTSPVTSKKRRIGHRPSHVQAAAGGLFSSFLLPSTSLYPLDMSPSVVSVSPTTHVVQQTEKFHLSTIPAPVRVEKEIPNSNGKTNELGRLKQLQPLDFDEGTRKDPSIASTCSATSNQADYLRKYGAIVSLEQRQHYKDDFNAEYEEYRNLYFKIDKTIKKFRQFQEQWKSLTPGSKAYQMLRHRILADYQQLQQGSPSYSEMRSRCQYLHKKLAHIQSCISEFDQQ, translated from the exons ATGAAGCCTGCAGAGAGTGAACAGAATCCTTGCAGTGCTGTTTATCGCCGGCCCTTCAGGGACAGGGTGATTCATTTGCTTGCTCTGAGGACTTACAAGAAGCCAGAGTTACTTGCTCGCTTGCAGAGAGATGGAGTCATGCAAAAGGACAAGGGCACCCTTGGGAAGATCCTTCAGCAG GTAGCCAAGTGGAATCCAAAGGAGAATTCCTTCAGTCTGAAGGAACATCTATTTCACACCCTTCAGACTGATTGGCCTGGCTACACTGACATAGACAGAAAGAATTTGAAGTTAATACTTTCTGG AAAATCAGCTCCATCTCAGAACACCACCAACACCAGCCAAGCGACATCTCTGGGACCTTCTGAGAGAGACACTCCAGCAAGACctgctcag AAACGTCCTCTGGCTTCCGACTTGACCAGTCCTGTGACGAGCAAGAAGAGGAGAATTGGTCACCGGCCCAGTCAtgtccaggcagcagctggtggcctcttttcttccttccttttgcCTTCCACATCTCTTTATCCTTTGGACATGTCTCCAAGTGTTGTCTCCGTTTCCCCCACCACCCATGTCGTACAACAAACAGAGAAATTTCATCTTTCTACCATCCCAGCACCTGTCAGGGTGGAAAAGGAGATCCCCAATTCAAATGGGAAAACAAATGAACTGGGGAGGCTGAAGCAGTTGCAGCCCTTGGATTTCGATGAAG gaaCAAGAAAAGATCCTTCCATTGCCTCCACATGCTCTGCAACAAGCAACCAAGCAGACTACTTGAG aaaatatGGAGCCATTGTCTCCTTGGAGCAACGCCAGCACTACAAGGATGACTTCAATGCAGAGTATGAGGAATATcggaatttatattttaagattgaCAAGACCATCAAGAAATTCAGACAATTTCAGGAGCAATGGAAGTCTCTGACTCCAGGCTCCAAAGCTTATCAG atgCTTCGTCATCGAATCCTAGCAGATTATCAGCAGTTACAACAG
- the LOC135302248 gene encoding uncharacterized protein LOC135302248 — MLQSSWRRLLHKPLSGRPREQPFPVHAHAHATDSSAQEGRKGLCMAYSSKGFTVSSTPEGPETKDQTMWSAGLQCGAMSPTLAFILALLFTPSGLKADMKIDKDAVRRIREREEFLHREMTRLLREVDDNNSIMESLLLSVRQLLWLPWLTIAGQKGNPAIERNEAERMQERKEYLQQEMTRLLQEIDGNNSIMESFFLCLWQLLWLPLLPLAFWLVTRWKCGSARHSTQEESISKMNIVRVKFSSKEKVSEHEKDKGADRGGSILAVPSPFTNGQIQDKAGGGCEQTDLIGNVPPHFCGIKLDSP, encoded by the exons ATGCTGCAATCTTCTTGGAGGCGTCTCCTTCATAAGCCGCTCAGCGGAAGGCCACGAGAACAGCCATTTCCAGTCCATGCACATGCACACGCCAcagacagctcagcacaggaaggcaggaagggtCTTTGCATGGCATATTCCAGCAAGGGTTTTACTGTATCCAGCACGCCAGAGGGACCAGAGACAAAAGACCAAACCATGTGGTCTGCAGGACTTCAGTGTGGG GCCATGTCTCCAACACTGGCCTTCATCCTGGCCCTGTTATTCACCCCCAGTGGGTTGAAAGCAGACATGAAAATTGATAAAGATGCGGTCAGGCGGATCCGGGAGCGCGAGGAATTTCTGCATCGGGAGATGACTCGGCTCCTGCGGGAGGTGGATGacaacaattccatcatggaaagcctgctcctttctgtacgacagctgctgtggctgccttggctgaCCATAGCTGGGCAGAAAGGGAATCCAGCAATTGAAAGGAATGAAGCTGAAAGGATGCAAGAGCGCAAGGAGTATCTGCAGCAGGAAATGActcggctcctgcaggagattgatggcaacaattccatcatggaaagctttttcctttgtctatggcagctgctgtggctgcctctgctccctctggccTTCTGGCTGGTCACGAGATGGAagtgtggctctgccagacacagcaCGCAGGAGGAATCCATCAGCAAGATGAATATTGTCAGGGTGAagttcagcagcaaggagaaggtgaGTGAGCATGAGAAGGACAAGGGTGCAGACAGGGGTGGCAGCAttttggctgtgcccagcccattCACCAATGGGCAGATCCAGGACAAGGCgggagggggctgtgagcaaACTGATCTCATTGGGAATGTTCCTCCTCATTTCTGTGGGATCAAATTGGACAGTCCCTAA